One Natronomonas moolapensis 8.8.11 genomic region harbors:
- a CDS encoding DUF7837 family putative zinc-binding protein encodes MTTTNPPILGDCPSCSATVTTSDVLIQYEVDGQPAVYAECPHCREVVNPA; translated from the coding sequence ATGACTACAACCAATCCCCCGATACTCGGCGATTGTCCCTCCTGTAGTGCAACTGTTACAACTAGTGATGTGCTTATCCAGTACGAAGTTGATGGACAGCCAGCCGTCTACGCCGAATGTCCTCATTGCCGAGAGGTGGTGAACCCAGCGTGA
- a CDS encoding DEAD/DEAH box helicase has product MRLSFDDGTLLLENAPESVPYAEWDDRINEYRAQAQRYRDIRDWATEPDGQATLEESTATVTDLTDDARAYSTFYFTPSVAIEPRDYQQKALTAWKQNDRQGSVILPTGSGKTFLAVQAIADAAVSTLVVVPTIDLMNQWHATLTNAFDDQLPEGVGVLGGGSHDVTDITVTTYDSAYRYINEYGDQFGLLVVDEVHHLPAPTYQQIPEMTIAPYRLGLTATYERSDGAHEDLEELLGTVVYREDVDELAGEFLSEYETIHLQVELTSDERERYNEEYQIYRDYVDSHDFDLWKEQGYAEFLKRTSYDSQGRRALIAKQRAETIARTAHKKLDTLDNLLKRHYDDRTIIFTANNEFAYELSQEFIVPCITHQTETDERTEILERFRTGEYSMLATSQVLDEGIDVPSANVGIILSGSASKRQYAQRLGRILRPTDDRQPARLYEIIADDTIETYVSEQRRQGVSTNANS; this is encoded by the coding sequence ATGCGACTCTCGTTCGATGACGGAACACTCCTTCTTGAGAACGCTCCCGAGTCCGTGCCATATGCTGAATGGGATGACCGTATCAACGAGTATCGAGCACAGGCCCAACGTTACCGTGACATTCGAGACTGGGCAACCGAACCTGATGGGCAGGCAACGCTCGAAGAATCCACAGCGACTGTAACTGACCTGACCGACGACGCCCGTGCCTACTCCACGTTCTATTTCACCCCCTCCGTCGCTATTGAACCGCGCGATTACCAGCAGAAGGCTCTCACAGCGTGGAAACAGAATGACCGACAGGGGAGTGTGATTCTGCCAACTGGGAGTGGAAAGACGTTCCTCGCTGTTCAAGCTATTGCGGATGCAGCTGTGAGTACGCTCGTCGTCGTGCCGACGATTGACCTCATGAACCAATGGCACGCTACGCTCACGAATGCATTCGACGACCAGCTCCCGGAGGGCGTTGGTGTCCTTGGCGGTGGCAGCCATGATGTGACGGACATCACGGTGACGACCTACGACTCTGCGTACCGCTATATCAACGAGTATGGCGATCAGTTCGGGCTGCTCGTCGTTGATGAAGTACATCATCTGCCGGCCCCGACGTATCAACAAATCCCCGAGATGACCATCGCTCCATACCGGCTGGGTCTCACTGCAACGTATGAACGTTCTGATGGAGCCCACGAAGACCTAGAAGAGTTACTCGGCACGGTCGTCTATCGCGAAGACGTTGACGAACTGGCAGGCGAGTTTCTCAGCGAGTACGAGACCATCCATCTCCAAGTCGAACTCACCTCTGATGAACGAGAGCGATACAACGAAGAGTACCAGATCTACCGTGACTACGTCGACAGTCACGACTTTGATCTCTGGAAAGAACAGGGCTATGCGGAGTTTCTCAAACGCACCTCGTATGACTCACAGGGGCGACGAGCCCTCATCGCCAAGCAGCGAGCCGAGACAATCGCTCGGACTGCACACAAGAAACTGGATACACTCGATAATCTGCTAAAACGACACTACGACGACCGTACCATCATTTTCACTGCGAATAACGAGTTCGCTTACGAGCTCTCCCAAGAGTTCATCGTGCCCTGTATCACCCACCAGACCGAGACTGACGAACGCACCGAGATCCTAGAGCGATTCCGGACAGGTGAGTATTCGATGCTGGCTACGTCGCAGGTCCTAGATGAAGGGATTGACGTTCCGTCTGCAAACGTAGGTATCATTCTCTCTGGAAGCGCCTCGAAACGACAGTACGCACAGCGCTTGGGACGGATTCTCCGACCGACAGACGACCGTCAACCCGCTCGTCTCTACGAAATCATTGCCGACGACACAATCGAGACCTACGTCTCTGAACAGCGTCGGCAGGGAGTGAGTACGAATGCTAACAGCTGA
- a CDS encoding DUF790 family protein, producing the protein MLTADLARSRTHDDNISPLFIDVDEHRYQQTAAELIEIFNEHLGDPKGELEDTIDQLTVADTDYKIVQGLAKLLRDECEFETVAPVEPQAIRQALFEKANDSYPIVRQPTLGDDTQQLEVYSSVADQLGITLEECYRGMYADLEENKRLVRFGHRVSDEYDETDDSSTTTRLTGNSDESYAEDTITTEWLLTRYNLALAQAVLYDATEMRVRVWDSFATVFSYVKLFGLMHRIYPIDSTGARVASTNLADGYEAILDGAASLFSKSRKYGIRMANFLPALPLCDRWEMEADILNDEGGSAGRTLSFELDHTEDLSSHYAAQGEFDSDVERTLAQKWERANTDWHLIREDDVLDLGAEVMLPDFAIEHPDGRRAIFEVIGFWTPEYLDEKLTKIREANHDNLIMSVSERLDCSSEDFKGMDDRVLWFKSGIHVYDVVELAEEYALDRSPIQ; encoded by the coding sequence ATGCTAACAGCTGACCTCGCACGCTCGCGCACACATGATGATAACATTAGCCCGTTGTTCATCGACGTCGACGAGCACCGGTATCAACAAACGGCTGCTGAGCTCATCGAGATTTTCAACGAGCATCTTGGTGACCCGAAAGGCGAGTTGGAAGACACGATTGACCAACTCACTGTTGCAGATACGGACTACAAAATCGTCCAGGGACTGGCGAAGCTGCTGCGAGACGAGTGTGAGTTCGAGACGGTCGCGCCAGTAGAGCCCCAAGCGATTCGTCAAGCGCTTTTCGAGAAGGCAAACGATTCGTATCCGATTGTCCGCCAGCCGACGCTCGGTGACGATACACAGCAGTTAGAGGTGTACAGCTCTGTCGCTGACCAGTTGGGAATCACACTCGAAGAATGCTACCGGGGCATGTATGCTGACTTGGAGGAGAACAAACGCCTCGTTCGGTTCGGACACCGGGTTTCCGATGAATACGACGAGACAGACGACTCGTCAACGACAACACGGCTAACGGGCAATAGCGATGAATCCTACGCCGAAGACACGATCACGACCGAGTGGCTGCTTACTCGGTATAATCTCGCTTTGGCACAGGCGGTACTGTACGATGCCACAGAGATGCGGGTACGTGTCTGGGACTCCTTTGCGACAGTGTTCAGCTACGTGAAGCTCTTCGGACTAATGCACCGCATCTATCCAATCGACAGCACCGGAGCTCGCGTGGCGAGTACTAACCTTGCGGACGGATACGAAGCCATACTGGACGGCGCAGCATCTCTGTTCTCGAAATCGCGGAAGTATGGGATACGGATGGCGAACTTCCTGCCTGCCCTCCCGTTATGCGACCGCTGGGAGATGGAGGCCGACATTCTTAACGATGAGGGTGGGTCGGCAGGTCGAACACTCTCGTTTGAGCTTGACCATACCGAGGATCTGTCATCACACTACGCAGCCCAAGGCGAGTTCGACTCCGATGTCGAGCGGACGCTTGCCCAGAAGTGGGAGCGAGCGAACACAGACTGGCACCTGATTAGAGAAGACGATGTGCTTGATTTAGGTGCGGAGGTGATGCTCCCTGATTTTGCTATCGAACACCCCGATGGACGGCGAGCAATCTTCGAGGTTATCGGCTTCTGGACGCCTGAGTACCTTGATGAGAAGCTGACAAAGATACGTGAAGCCAACCATGACAACCTTATTATGTCCGTCTCCGAACGACTGGATTGCTCATCAGAGGATTTCAAAGGGATGGATGACCGTGTGCTGTGGTTCAAATCAGGGATTCACGTCTACGATGTTGTGGAACTGGCTGAGGAATATGCCCTTGATCGGTCACCAATCCAGTAG